The Candidatus Margulisiibacteriota bacterium genome includes a window with the following:
- a CDS encoding DUF4105 domain-containing protein, which produces MIRRIFFILILFAAALAADEYYYSREWLNLLYYEKTWTGYRSTAASADFFVFERGRDDPQAEYEAALRLVKANDAQFKAKFPLRYKYIARQNNLEYVPAVTLTENITKIVLAYPNRYMQNPVSMFGHLFLVLETERGFLDSKILHYVADTRGDAQGLAYAFKGLTGGYRGAFYEELYYKKIKEYNYLEDREVLYYDLNLAPEQIEDLRLHCIELRNTFFHYYFLDANCAYYIGKFLNVILAKDSLCRGLYVLPAELINSLHADGLLRNERTRPTATRTFHYLYNNLNNGQKAQVRALLTAEIEDTDADVETLKTFLAISEFILSNKSDYAGIIRHNRILAYRKLNTNNADQTRPAMRARENAPNIKHNSLKLMIASQESAEWSFSPIHFSSGAENDALEIKDVKFFGGGAKSYKDKKPRYNFDLLAIDNLAQSNSLLPAVSWSAKSQFSFQRNFTANQELYLGCAFNLLNNGLFYFLLGGNYANYDDLAEKDLEHLRLTSGGKTGVKQNLFQNGYWRLEYANKYQKDYLLAELAYKWGDLLGRITCLNASGGQVYKLGAVWLF; this is translated from the coding sequence ATGATTAGAAGAATATTTTTCATTTTAATACTGTTCGCGGCGGCGCTGGCCGCTGACGAATATTATTACAGCCGTGAATGGCTGAATTTGTTGTATTACGAGAAAACCTGGACAGGCTATCGCAGCACGGCCGCGTCCGCGGATTTTTTTGTTTTCGAGCGTGGACGTGACGATCCCCAGGCCGAATATGAAGCAGCGCTACGTTTGGTAAAAGCAAACGATGCGCAGTTCAAAGCAAAATTTCCTTTACGCTACAAATATATCGCCAGACAAAATAATTTAGAGTATGTTCCGGCCGTTACACTGACTGAAAATATTACGAAGATAGTTTTGGCCTATCCCAACCGCTATATGCAAAATCCAGTGTCGATGTTCGGGCATCTTTTCTTGGTACTGGAAACAGAGCGCGGATTTCTGGACAGCAAAATTTTACATTATGTCGCGGATACGCGCGGCGACGCGCAGGGGTTGGCATATGCGTTCAAAGGTCTGACGGGCGGCTACCGGGGCGCGTTTTACGAGGAGCTGTATTACAAAAAAATCAAAGAGTACAATTATTTGGAAGACCGAGAAGTTCTGTACTATGATCTAAACCTTGCGCCCGAACAAATCGAGGATCTGCGGCTGCACTGTATCGAACTGCGCAATACATTTTTTCATTATTATTTTTTAGATGCCAACTGCGCGTATTATATCGGTAAATTTTTAAATGTCATTTTGGCTAAAGACAGTCTGTGCAGAGGCCTGTATGTGCTGCCCGCAGAATTGATCAATAGTCTCCACGCCGACGGGCTGCTGCGCAATGAACGGACGCGCCCGACGGCCACCAGGACATTCCATTATCTTTACAATAATTTGAACAACGGACAAAAAGCGCAAGTTCGCGCGCTACTGACCGCCGAGATTGAGGACACGGACGCCGATGTAGAGACGTTGAAAACTTTTCTGGCTATTTCGGAATTTATACTCAGCAATAAAAGCGATTATGCCGGGATTATCAGGCACAACCGCATCCTGGCATATCGCAAACTCAACACAAATAATGCGGATCAAACGCGCCCCGCAATGCGCGCACGGGAAAATGCGCCAAACATCAAGCATAATTCTTTGAAATTGATGATTGCTTCTCAAGAATCTGCGGAGTGGTCTTTTAGCCCAATTCATTTTTCCAGCGGCGCGGAAAACGACGCTCTGGAAATTAAAGACGTGAAGTTTTTTGGTGGGGGCGCGAAAAGTTATAAAGACAAAAAGCCGCGCTACAATTTTGACCTGCTGGCCATCGACAATCTGGCGCAGAGCAATTCGCTGTTGCCCGCGGTGTCGTGGTCGGCCAAGAGCCAGTTTTCTTTTCAGCGGAATTTCACGGCAAATCAAGAGTTGTATCTGGGCTGCGCTTTCAATCTGCTGAATAACGGCTTGTTTTATTTTTTGCTTGGCGGCAATTACGCCAATTATGACGACCTCGCAGAAAAAGATTTAGAACATTTGCGCCTGACTTCCGGTGGAAAAACCGGCGTGAAGCAAAACCTATTTCAGAATGGTT